The genomic stretch AAAATTAACACCGGCACCGAATCGCCAATTCAAAGAAGCGTCTTTTGTTTTAGTAGGACAGGCTTTCCTGCCTGTCCGCACGGAATTAAATTCCGCACTTCCGCATAAAATTTAAGGATAGGTCGCCCGTGCCACTGATTTAAGAAACTTTTGCACACGATTCTATTTTCTGTAAATACTAATTTTTAGAGGTGCCCATTATTTAATTCCCAGGATCTTTCCTTCCGCAACATCAATATTTTCCGCTTGGGGATTTTTGGGAAGCCCCGGCATGCGCATGATGTCGCCGGTGATGGGGATCAGAAATCCGGCTCCGGCGGCGATCCGGATTTCCTGCACGGTGACCGGGAAGTTTTCGGGCCTGCCATAGATTTTGGGATCATCGGTGAGAGAGGTTGGCGTTTTGGCGATACACACCGGCAGGTTGCCGTAGCCCAGTTTCTCTATGGACATTAAATCCCGTTCAGCTTTCTTGGTGTAAATGATTTTTTTTGCGCCATACATCTCGCGGGCGACGGTTTCTATTTTGGTGGTCACCGCATCGTTCCAGTCGTACAGGGGATGAAACGGGGACGATGCCTTTTCCGCATGTTTCACTACGATCCGCGCAAGCTCCAGACCGCCTTTTCCGCCCTCCGCGAACACATTGCTTTCGACGAAAGGTACCTGGAGAACGGTTTCACAATGTTTGCGGACGCGGTCGATTTCCTCGTCGCTGTCTTCAGAAAAGCGGTTGAGGCAGACGATGGGTTTTTCTCCGATTAAGCGGGGCCATCGGCAACCACGGCATTGCGATTTTGTCCGTGCGCGAGGGGATCGATTTTGAAACCGAACTCAAAAGCGACAGTGCGTCCCTTGCGGCTCCGATACGAGAGATTTTGGAAGTCAGTGCCAACATCCATTGCCTTCGCGACCCGACCCGGGGCGGTCTGTCCAGCACGTTGAACGAAATTGCCCAGGCATCTAAAGTCGGCATCGAACTTACGGAGACCAGCATTCCCATTTGGGATCAAGTCCGGGGAGCGTGTGAACTGCTTGGGCTCGATCCGTTATACGTAGCCAATGAAGGAAAATTCGTGGCGGTGGTCGCTCCACAGGATGCGGATAAAGTTTTATGGCAATTACGAAAAAATCCTCTGGGAGCGGAGGCAGCTGTTATAGGGGAAGTGGTGGTGGACCACCCTGAAATGGTGCTCATGCGCTCACCCATTGGCGGTAAGCGGGTGGTGCAGATGCTCGCGGGGGAACAACTTCCCAGGATATGCTAATAAAATTCATCTAAAGTGAAACCTTAGGAAATTGGTTGCAACTATGCATGAGTAATGACTTAGGTTTCTTGGAATAATTTAGGTTAACAGAGGCATCCAAAAATAATATTTCTTTATTTATGGCCGTAATCTCGAACCCACAACCAACTGTTTCCCCTTCAACTATATAATCGAGCGGTTCAAAAGAATAATACCCTTCTGAAATTATTTCTCCATAAACGGCGGGAGCGGGAACCATTAGCAATAAAAAGACAAAGAATATGTTGAACATGCGCCAATAATAACCTAGTTTGACAATATCTTCCCCCTGAAATAATACCAGGCATCCCAAAACCTCAGAGGTGGCTCGTGAAAAGGATTATTCTCTTTGCCCTTGCGTTCTATTTTTGTTCAATTTGTCAAGTTTCTGCTGACGTAATTACTGTTTGTGGTGGCTCCAAAGGGTATGCATATTTTTTTCCCGGTGGCATTGTCCCTGCTGATGAAGAGGGATGGCAACCGGATCAAATTCCCAAAGGGCAGATTATTTTTACCATGGATGGAGAAAAGCCGGACATTATCATTAAGGATGCCATTAATAAAACTAGGAGCGTTAAAGAAGATAGGGCATTGGTGGAAGTGCTTTATGCAGACCCTAAAAAGGGAACGATTTTAATAATGGTCTTTTACCCTGCAGGGGCTTTAGAACATTACCTTTTTCAATTGGATGAAATGGGATCTGGGCGGGTGGTTTGGGGAACTGCGAAAGCGGCAGGGCCTATAATTACCAACAAACTGATGGTTGCAGATTGCCATAAATAAAATGACGGTTGAACCATGCCAGAAGACCCAAAAGAGCGAAAGACCGTGACTGTTGAAGAACTGGCCCTGTCAAATGCCTACCAGTTGGAAGCTCTGATCAACGTCCTGGAGCGTAAGGGGATATTGACCTCAAAGGAAGTCCTGGACGAACTGGAATTGATTGTGGCGACTAAGGGGAGGGGAGAGGTTAATTGAGGGTGCGGGAGGAGGCTTAAGATAAGGGTTGACCTCGATATTTCCTTGCAGATTCGCTCAAAGAAACGATGTAATCAGGGCCTCCAATTTGAAAGGATTGGGCGGTTGACTCAGAGGGCCGGTTGCGCCGGTCACCATGCCTTCTATCCTCATTTCGCAAATCTCTCCCGGGGAGTTGCCTACGAAAGTTTGAAGGCTCATCTCTTATTGCAATTGACGCGGATCGTAGGGAGGGCATAACTCTTGCCACGATTTTGTCACCCTTAGACGCTTGGTTTCTCTCAATAGCGGCAACTAACACGACTGACCTCCTCTCATCATCTAACCCTGCCAGATAAATATAGGTTGCCAGCCTCAAAACCGCAATGATCCCTATCGGCTACCTTAGAGGAAATCTCGCACAAGTGGGACTATAGTGGGAGGGGGTTTGAGTACGAATTTAGCTTCAAATGTTAGCCGGTTCGTTAGCCATTACAAAAAATGGGCTACGGCTTAAACCGTAACCCATTATAAAATATGGTCGGGATGAGAGGATTTGAACCTCCGGCCCCTTCGTCCCGAACGAAGTGCGCTACCAGGCTGCGCTACATCCCGACTCTTGGTGTTAAGCCTTTTTATAGAAAAAGTTTTTCAGGTATTTCCAAATGATGATCGACCCCAGGGCGTTACCGATGGATTTTAATCGGGTGCTACCTCCCAGACATTTCTGGCAGTAGGGATGGACGACTTTATTATCCTTGAAGCCCTCAATCGCGGCAATGATGTGTTCATTGTTCAGGATATCCACGATGGGCCGTTCAAACACATTCCCTGATTTGGTATTGCCGTTGTAATCCTTGCAACAGTACGTCATGTCGCCGTTGCAGAGGATGGCAAAATGATCTGTCAAGGCACTGCAGTAGCCAATTTTTGTCGGTA from Nitrospinota bacterium encodes the following:
- a CDS encoding formate--tetrahydrofolate ligase — protein: MDRVRKHCETVLQVPFVESNVFAEGGKGGLELARIVVKHAEKASSPFHPLYDWNDAVTTKIETVAREMYGAKKIIYTKKAERDLMSIEKLGYGNLPVCIAKTPTSLTDDPKIYGRPENFPVTVQEIRIAAGAGFLIPITGDIMRMPGLPKNPQAENIDVAEGKILGIK
- a CDS encoding AIR synthase-related protein, which codes for MGNHGIAILSVREGIDFETELKSDSASLAAPIREILEVSANIHCLRDPTRGGLSSTLNEIAQASKVGIELTETSIPIWDQVRGACELLGLDPLYVANEGKFVAVVAPQDADKVLWQLRKNPLGAEAAVIGEVVVDHPEMVLMRSPIGGKRVVQMLAGEQLPRIC